A window of the Buchnera aphidicola (Pterocallis alni) genome harbors these coding sequences:
- a CDS encoding 3-deoxy-7-phosphoheptulonate synthase — MQKTDGLRTIRIDPLITPLDLAYHYPITDDIMHNVIQARKNIANIMIGKDKRLLVVIGPCSVHDPIAAVEYANKLNELRKKYYSRLEIVMRTYFEKPRTVVGWKGLITDPDLNNTFNINRGLTVARKLLLDINKIGIPAATEFLDMIIGQFIADLISWGAIGARTTESQIHREMASAISCPIGFKNGTDGNINIAIDAIRAAQVKHLFLAPNKNGQMTINHTSGNPCSHIILRGGKNPNYYYDDIMLACKKLQKFNLPEFLMIDFSHGNCLKQYMMQCEVSNSVCKQIMEGSENIAGVMIESFLKSGTQNVSSKKDMLYGQSITDPCIGWDDTVLILSDLAKAVSSRF, encoded by the coding sequence ATGCAAAAAACAGATGGATTACGTACAATACGAATTGATCCGTTAATTACCCCTTTAGATTTAGCATATCATTACCCTATTACAGATGATATTATGCATAATGTAATTCAAGCAAGAAAAAATATTGCTAATATTATGATAGGTAAAGATAAGCGATTATTAGTAGTGATTGGGCCATGTTCAGTACATGATCCTATTGCAGCAGTAGAATATGCAAATAAATTAAATGAATTACGTAAGAAATATTATTCTAGATTAGAAATAGTAATGCGTACATATTTTGAAAAACCAAGAACTGTAGTAGGTTGGAAAGGATTAATTACTGACCCTGATCTTAATAATACGTTTAATATAAATAGGGGTTTAACAGTAGCCCGTAAACTATTATTAGATATTAATAAAATAGGTATACCAGCTGCAACTGAATTTTTAGATATGATTATTGGTCAATTTATTGCTGATTTAATTAGCTGGGGTGCAATTGGAGCGCGTACGACAGAAAGTCAAATACATAGAGAAATGGCTTCTGCTATTTCTTGTCCTATTGGTTTTAAAAATGGGACAGATGGCAATATTAATATTGCTATTGATGCTATTCGTGCAGCACAGGTTAAACATTTATTTTTAGCTCCAAATAAAAATGGACAAATGACAATTAATCATACTAGTGGTAATCCATGTTCTCATATTATCTTACGAGGTGGTAAAAATCCTAATTACTATTATGATGATATTATGTTGGCATGCAAAAAATTACAGAAATTTAATCTTCCTGAGTTTTTAATGATTGATTTTAGTCATGGTAATTGTTTAAAACAATATATGATGCAATGTGAAGTATCAAATTCTGTTTGTAAACAAATTATGGAAGGATCGGAAAACATTGCTGGTGTTATGATTGAGAGTTTTTTAAAATCTGGTACACAAAATGTTTCTTCTAAAAAAGATATGTTATATGGTCAATCTATTACTGATCCATGTATTGGTTGGGATGATACTGTATTAATATTGTCAGATTTAGCGAAAGCTGTTAGTAGTAGATTTTAA
- the thrS gene encoding threonine--tRNA ligase, which yields MPVITLLNGRKMVYKHIVSLIQIAEDMKPGLSKIAVGALVNGVIVNIHCMVWYNANVYILTMYDTQSINLIRYSCIQLLSYACKLQWSNAKIATGCLTQNGFYCDIDINHTINQSELFKLEQLMYNIVKKNYDILFQRIQYDILKNWFRNNNEMYKLYCLEKNFFTGSYIPIYYHENYVDFYYGPQVSNIKFCTYFKLQSISGAYWGGNKSNKMLQRIYGTAWLNQNQLSSFLNQLEILKNRDHRLINKKMKLYHIAEDSSGMVVWHKNGLIIFQALENLIRRQLKQWEYQEVKTPIVMNSSMWKVSGHIDHFHNSMFYTESEGQRYCLKPMNCPAHVQIFNSSLRSYRDLPIRIAEFGVCHRNEYSGSLHGLLRLKSFTQDDGHIFCTPLQVQSEIINCIRMILNIYKIFGFHKVHVKLSTRPKNKIGTESLWNQAESDLRNALLNSQINFQYQIGAGAFYGPKIEFVLEDCLNRFWQCGTIQLDFSLPYRFSSYYIDYRNNRQIPIMIHRAIFGSIERFIGILLEQYAGCLPIWLCPIQVVIISVHNSYNSYIFNIYQRLYNAGIRVQYDIGEEKINFKIRKYVMEYVPYILICGAKEVHSQTVSVRIRRNSMIQVMNLDFFINKIHNKIITYSF from the coding sequence ATGCCTGTTATTACCTTGTTGAATGGTAGAAAAATGGTATATAAGCATATTGTTTCTTTAATACAAATAGCTGAGGATATGAAACCAGGATTATCGAAAATTGCTGTTGGTGCTCTTGTAAATGGAGTAATTGTTAATATTCATTGTATGGTATGGTATAATGCAAATGTTTATATTTTAACTATGTATGATACACAATCAATTAATTTAATTCGGTACTCTTGTATACAATTATTATCTTATGCTTGTAAACTTCAGTGGTCAAATGCGAAAATAGCTACAGGTTGTCTAACTCAAAATGGATTTTATTGTGATATTGATATTAATCATACTATTAATCAAAGCGAATTATTCAAATTAGAACAATTAATGTATAATATAGTAAAAAAAAATTATGATATTCTTTTTCAAAGAATACAGTACGATATATTAAAAAATTGGTTTCGTAACAATAATGAAATGTACAAATTATATTGTTTAGAAAAGAATTTTTTTACAGGATCGTACATACCTATATATTATCATGAAAATTATGTAGATTTTTATTATGGCCCACAGGTATCGAATATTAAATTTTGTACATATTTTAAATTACAGAGTATTTCTGGTGCGTATTGGGGTGGGAATAAATCAAATAAGATGTTGCAGCGTATTTATGGTACAGCATGGTTAAACCAAAATCAATTATCTAGTTTTTTAAATCAATTAGAAATTTTAAAAAATAGGGATCATAGATTAATTAATAAAAAAATGAAATTGTATCATATTGCGGAAGACTCTTCTGGAATGGTTGTTTGGCATAAAAATGGATTAATTATTTTTCAGGCATTAGAAAATTTAATTAGAAGACAATTGAAACAATGGGAATATCAGGAAGTTAAAACTCCGATAGTAATGAATTCATCAATGTGGAAGGTTAGTGGTCATATTGACCATTTTCATAATTCTATGTTTTATACAGAATCAGAAGGTCAAAGGTATTGTCTCAAACCTATGAATTGTCCAGCCCATGTACAAATTTTTAATAGTAGTTTGAGATCTTATCGAGATCTTCCTATTAGAATTGCTGAATTTGGAGTTTGTCATAGAAATGAATATTCCGGTTCTTTACATGGTTTATTGAGATTAAAAAGTTTTACGCAAGATGATGGACATATCTTTTGTACTCCATTACAAGTACAAAGTGAAATTATAAATTGTATTAGGATGATTTTAAATATTTATAAAATATTTGGATTTCATAAAGTACATGTTAAATTGTCTACTAGACCTAAAAATAAAATTGGTACGGAATCGTTATGGAATCAAGCTGAGTCAGATTTAAGAAATGCTTTATTAAATAGTCAGATTAATTTTCAATATCAAATAGGAGCAGGTGCTTTTTACGGACCTAAAATTGAGTTTGTTTTAGAAGATTGTTTAAATAGATTCTGGCAGTGTGGTACAATACAGTTGGATTTTTCTTTACCTTATCGTTTTTCTTCATATTATATTGATTATCGTAATAATAGACAGATTCCAATTATGATTCATAGAGCGATATTTGGTTCTATAGAAAGATTTATTGGTATCTTATTAGAACAATACGCTGGTTGTTTACCCATTTGGTTATGTCCAATACAAGTGGTAATCATTAGTGTTCATAATAGTTACAATTCGTATATTTTTAATATATATCAAAGATTATACAATGCAGGTATTAGAGTACAATATGATATTGGGGAAGAAAAAATTAATTTTAAAATTAGAAAATATGTAATGGAATATGTGCCATATATATTAATTTGTGGAGCAAAAGAAGTACATTCTCAAACAGTAAGTGTGCGTATTAGAAGAAATAGCATGATTCAAGTCATGAATTTAGATTTTTTTATTAACAAAATACATAATAAAATTATAACTTATAGTTTTTAA
- the infC gene encoding translation initiation factor IF-3 → MKPGNRVNFIKNSLINSKIKALTVRLIGLNNEFIGIVPIEEALQHAQDLELDLVQISANANPCVCRIMDYGKFLYKKNKNLKEQRKKHKALQIKEIKFRPNTHQNDYQVKLKNLIRFLNKGNKVKVTLRFRGREMAHNYIGIKILNKIRSDLINFSITEYFPSKVEGRQMVMLLSPKKI, encoded by the coding sequence ATAAAACCTGGAAATCGTGTTAACTTTATTAAAAATAGTTTGATTAACAGTAAAATTAAAGCTCTTACAGTACGATTAATTGGATTAAATAATGAGTTCATTGGTATTGTTCCAATTGAAGAAGCATTACAACATGCACAAGATTTAGAGTTAGATTTAGTACAAATTAGTGCTAATGCTAATCCTTGTGTATGTCGAATTATGGATTATGGGAAGTTTTTATATAAAAAAAATAAAAATCTTAAAGAACAGAGGAAAAAACATAAAGCATTACAAATTAAAGAAATTAAATTCCGACCTAATACACACCAAAATGATTATCAGGTAAAATTAAAAAATTTAATTAGATTTTTAAATAAAGGGAATAAGGTTAAAGTAACATTGCGGTTTAGGGGTAGGGAGATGGCCCATAATTATATTGGCATTAAAATTTTAAATAAAATTAGGTCGGATTTAATAAATTTTTCTATAACAGAATATTTTCCTTCTAAAGTAGAAGGAAGACAAATGGTTATGCTTTTGTCTCCTAAAAAGATATAA
- the rpmI gene encoding 50S ribosomal protein L35, with translation MPKMKTLKSASKRFKKTASGNFKHKQSNLRHILTKKSKQCKRHLRSKVFVLQSDKKSIKSFFPYM, from the coding sequence ATGCCTAAAATGAAAACTTTAAAAAGTGCGTCTAAAAGATTTAAGAAAACTGCTTCTGGTAATTTTAAACATAAACAATCTAATTTACGTCATATTTTAACTAAAAAAAGCAAACAGTGTAAAAGACATTTGCGTAGTAAAGTGTTCGTTCTGCAATCAGATAAGAAGAGTATTAAATCTTTTTTTCCATATATGTAA
- the rplT gene encoding 50S ribosomal protein L20, with product MVRIKRGVIAHAKHKKILHQSKGYYGARSRTYRSAYQAVIKAGQYAYRDRRQKKRQFRKLWITRINAAVRQHDLSYSNFMYGLSKIYVQINRKMLSNLAINNKNAFNILIQNVKNYFQ from the coding sequence ATGGTTAGAATTAAAAGGGGAGTGATTGCTCACGCAAAACATAAAAAAATATTGCATCAGTCTAAAGGATATTACGGTGCTAGATCTAGAACATATAGATCTGCCTATCAAGCAGTTATTAAAGCTGGTCAATATGCTTATCGTGATCGTAGACAAAAAAAAAGACAATTTCGTAAGTTATGGATTACTAGAATTAATGCCGCTGTTCGACAACATGATTTATCATATAGTAATTTTATGTATGGTTTAAGTAAAATATATGTTCAGATTAATCGTAAGATGTTATCTAATCTTGCTATTAATAATAAAAATGCTTTTAATATCTTAATACAAAATGTAAAAAATTATTTTCAATAA
- the pheS gene encoding phenylalanine--tRNA ligase subunit alpha gives MKYINKFRLELNKVNSIQELEILRIQYLGKKGFILSHIKKLPNLCIIDRKSIGQKINYLKCYIQDAINKKKIEFKNIYIKKKIVSEKLDISLPGKRNDIGSMHPINSMINYIKNFFHTLGFTIIINELEIENQYYNFDSLNIPVYHPSRNSQDTFWFDSNNLLRTQTSNMQIHEIKKHQLPIKIIVPGKVYRKDYDQTHSPMFHQIEGLVIDKHVNFSNLKWIINSFLYSFFGQNIQTRFRASYFPFTILSSEVDVMSNNNVWLEILGCGLVHPDILKRFNINHKIYSGLAFGVGVERLVMLYYGLKDLRLFYKNDLSFLKQFNRSRYF, from the coding sequence ATAAAATATATTAATAAATTTAGATTAGAATTAAATAAAGTGAATAGTATACAAGAATTAGAAATATTACGTATTCAATATCTTGGTAAAAAAGGTTTTATTTTAAGTCATATTAAAAAATTGCCCAATTTATGTATTATAGATAGAAAATCAATTGGTCAAAAAATAAATTATTTAAAATGTTATATACAAGACGCGATTAATAAAAAAAAAATTGAGTTTAAAAATATATATATTAAAAAAAAAATTGTTTCTGAAAAATTAGATATTTCATTACCTGGGAAAAGAAACGATATTGGTTCTATGCATCCAATTAATAGTATGATCAATTATATAAAGAATTTTTTTCATACATTAGGATTTACAATTATTATAAATGAATTAGAAATAGAAAATCAATATTATAATTTTGATTCTTTAAATATTCCTGTTTATCACCCATCTAGAAATAGTCAAGATACCTTTTGGTTTGATTCTAATAATTTATTAAGAACACAAACTTCTAATATGCAAATTCATGAAATTAAGAAACATCAATTGCCAATTAAAATTATTGTTCCTGGAAAAGTATATCGTAAAGATTATGATCAAACACATAGTCCTATGTTTCATCAGATAGAAGGGTTAGTTATTGATAAACATGTTAATTTTTCTAATTTAAAATGGATTATTAATAGTTTTTTATATAGTTTTTTTGGTCAAAATATACAAACTCGATTTCGGGCTTCTTATTTTCCTTTTACTATATTATCATCAGAAGTAGATGTTATGAGTAACAATAATGTTTGGTTGGAAATTTTAGGATGCGGGTTGGTACATCCGGATATTTTAAAAAGATTTAATATTAATCATAAAATATATTCAGGGTTAGCTTTTGGTGTAGGGGTGGAAAGATTAGTGATGTTATATTACGGTTTAAAAGATTTACGTTTGTTTTATAAAAATGATTTATCTTTTTTAAAACAATTTAATAGGAGTAGGTATTTTTAA